The Salvelinus fontinalis isolate EN_2023a chromosome 9, ASM2944872v1, whole genome shotgun sequence genome has a window encoding:
- the LOC129862760 gene encoding wee1-like protein kinase 1-B: MQPYSYRRHGSLSPNARPIRQKLLFAPNDEEYAPIDDGNSTGDVSGFTEMDSPMRLDSVDIKRLEDNSPLNRTADDVERCRWGEEGFRYPSHLQPPISVIFIKGSPASPRKNSQVYGSSPERSCIQEDGDCSSSPIPDCPDTPQHKTFKKLLLFDTPHTPKSLLNKARTASSASSSRRVALFGNVESTGKSGPDSRRSQTPLVNINPFTPESLLIQSATQQRNSRKRAHCNDSCGEDMEVSDAETEEEVRLPPKRITMMESNMNSRYASEFHELEKIGCGEYGAVFKCVKRLDGCVYAIKCSKKPLVGSVDEQNALREVYAHAVLGQHPHVVRYYSAWAEDDRMLIQNEYCNAGTLSDVTAKNYRRLSFLSELDLKGLLLQVTRGLKYIHSSSLVHMDIKPSNIFISRKTVGSVVDVCDEEDEKDGLATSVVYKIGDLGHVTRLNNPQVEEGDSRFLANEVLQEDYSNLTKADVFSLALTVISASGAEPMPSNGDKWHQIRQGKLPPIPQVLSQQFLSLLKLMIHPDPARRPSTFDLIKHPVLLTAARMSADLLRVELDAEKFKNALLQEELKKAQIETTAAEEKVLTRSTVQSNPKTYRFVGKKMNRSMSLNIY; encoded by the exons ATGCAGCCTTACAGTTATCGTCGTCATGGAAGTTTATCTCCCAATGCCCGACCAATACGTCAAAAGTTACTGTTTGCACCGAACGATGAAGAATACGCCCCGATTGATGACGGCAACAGTACAGGAGACGTATCGGGTTTTACAGAAATGGACTCTCCAATGCGACTGGACAGTGTCGATATTAAACGACTCGAGGACAACAGCCCTCTGAATCGGACTGCGGATGATGTGGAACGGTGCCGGTGGGGAGAAGAAGGATTCCGTTATCCGTCTCACCTTCAACCCCCCATTAGCGTTATTTTCATTAAAGGCTCACCGGCGTCACCACGGAAAAACTCTCAGGTGTACGGGAGTTCACCGGAGCGGTCATGCATTCAGGAAGATGGGGACTGCTCGAGCTCACCTATTCCAGACTGCCCCGACACACCTCAACATAAAACCTTTAAAAAACTACTCCTTTTTGATACTCCACACACACCAAAG AGTTTGCTGAACAAAGCCAGAACTGCCAGCTCAGCGTCCTCAAGTAGGAGAGTAGCCCTCTTCGGGAATGTAGAATCCACAGGAAAATCTGGTCCGGACAGCAGGAGAAGCCAGACCCCTTTGGTCAACATCAACCCCTTCACCCCCGAATCCCTCCTTATCCAGTCTGCCACTCAACAGAGGAACAGCAGAAAGAGGGCACACTGTAATGA CTCCTGTGGTGAGGACATGGAGGTGAGTGATGCTGAAACAGAGGAAGAAGTCCGTCTTCCACCAAAG AGAATAACCATGATGGAGAGCAACATGAATTCCAGGTATGCCTCAGAGTTCCACGAGCTGGAGAAGATCGGCTGTGGGGAGTATGGTGCAGTCTTCAAGTGTGTGAAAAGACTGGATGGCTGCGTGTACGCCATCAAGTGTTCAAAGAAGCCCCTGGTAGGCTCTGTGGATGA GCAGAACGCCCTCCGGGAGGTGTACGCCCACGCCGTGCTGGGCCAGCACCCTCACGTGGTGCGCTACTACTCGGCCTGGGCTGAGGATGACCGCATGCTCATCCAGAACGAGTACTGCAACGCTGGCACCCTCTCGGACGTCACGGCCAAGAACTACCGGCGGCTCAGCTTCCTGTCAGAGCTGGATCTGAAGGGCCTTCTGCTGCAGGTGACGCGCGGCCTCAAGTACATCCACTCGTCCTCACTGGTCCACATGGACATCAAGCCTA GCAACATTTTTATCTCACGCAAGACGGTTGGTAGTGTAGTAGACGTGTGTGACGAGGAGGACGAAAAGGATGGACTGGCCACCAGTGTCGTGTACAAAATAGGGGACCTTGGCCACGTGACGAGGTTAAACAATCCTCAAGTTGAGGAAGGTGACAGCAGGTTCCTGGCAAACGAAGTCCTTCAAGAG GACTACAGCAACTTGACAAAGGCAGACGTCTTTTCCCTGGCCCTGACTGTGATCAGTGCCTCTGGGGCAGAGCCTATGCCCAGCAATGGGGACAAGTGGCACCAGATCCGTCAGGGAAAACTCCCACCTATCCCACAAGTTCTCTCTCAGCAATTCCTGAGTCTACTCAAG CTGATGATCCACCCTGACCCCGCCAGGCGGCCATCCACCTTTGACCTTATCAAGCACCCGGTGCTGTTGACGGCAGCTAGAATGAGTGCCGACCTGCTCCGTGTGGAACTCGACGCAGAGAAGTTCAAGAACGCCCTGCTTCAGGA GGAGCTGAAGAAGGCCCAGATTGAGACAACTGCAGCTGAGGAGAAAGTTCTGACCCGCTCCACTGTCCAGTCCAACCCCAAAACCTACAGATTCGTCGGCAAGAAGATGAACCGCTCAATGAGCCTGAACATTTACTGA